The genomic stretch AATCCTCCACGACGGGTTTTTTCATGCCTCCTCCGAGTGCCAAGCCAGCCAAGGCCGCAAAGAAGAAAGCCAAGCCCCGCGCGAAGGTGAAGCGGCGGGATCCGATCTTCATCGACGGTGCCCGGCCGCGGCCGATGTATGTCGATTACAAGGACCTGGAACTGATCGGCAAAATGGTGAACCGGCAGGCCAAGATCCTGGGCCGGCGGAAGAGCGGCTGCACCGCCGCCAGCCAGCACGCCGTCACCAGCGCCATCAAGCGCGCCCGGTTCATGGCGCTGTTGCCCTACGTCGGCGAATGAGCGGGGCCGCGGGCCCGGGGATAGCCGCCCCGGGCCCCGCGGCCGTGTCCAGCCTGTGTATCCCGTGGCAGCCCCTGGCCCGTGCCGCGGCTGCATGAGGTGATCGGTGACCGCGTCGGACTCAAGCGCTGGCGCATCGCTTCCGTCCGTGGCATTCCACGTCCGCCGTCGCGTCGAGTTTCGTGACACCGACGCCGCCGGGATCGCCCATTTCTCGGCGTTCTTCACCTGGATGGAGTCGGCCGAGCATGAGGTGCTCCGGGCCCTCGGCATCCCTGTCGTGGCCACGGGTGCTTCCGGCGAGACACTCAGCTGGCCGCGCGTCAGCGCGGCGTGCGATTACCGTTCGGCGGTGCGGTTCGGCGACGAGATGACGATCGCCGTCTGGGTCGCGGCGCTCGGGCGGTCGAGCGTCACCTACGCCTTTCGCTTCCTCGACGGGGAGCGCGTCGTCGCCGACGGGCGGATCGTCGCGGTCCACTGCCGGATGGAGGGGACGGGGCGGCCCGTGCCGACGGAGCTGCCTGCGGCCGTCCGGGCGCGGCTCGAGCAACACCATCCGGCGGTGACCTGAGGGGCGGGAATCGGCCATGCTCGAGGTTGCCGGACTGTCGAAGACCTACCCCACGCCCAGCGGGGGGCTGGAGGTGCTCGACGACGTTTCCTTCGCGATCGCCGACGGTGGGCGCTTGGCGGTGATGGGGCCGAGTGGCTCGGGGAAGAGCACGCTGCTGTCGATCCTCGGCACACTCGAGGAACCCTCCGCCGGCAGCGTGCGTGTCGATGGCGCCGACCCCTTTGCCGGCGGGCCCGAGGAGCGGGCCCGGTTCCGCAACCGGACCGTCGGATTCGTCTTCCAGGAGCACCACCTCCTCGCCGGTTGCACGGCGCTCGACAACGTCCTTCTCCCGGCACTGGCCACGGGGAGGCCGACGGCGGCGATCGTCGATCGCGCCCGCGCGTTGCTCGACCGCGTCGGGCTCGACCGGCGCCATGGCCACCTGCCCGGCCAGCTGTCGGGCGGCGAGCGCCAGCGCGTCGCCGTGGCGCGGGCGCTGGTCCTGGCGCCCCGGGTGGTGCTCGCCGACGAGCCGACCGGGCAGCTCGATTCGCGCGGTGCGGCGACGGTCACCGATCTACTTGTGGAACTGGCCGGTGAGGTGGGGGGAATGCTCGTCGTCGTCACCCATGCCGACGCCGTCGCCGAGCGGATCGGCACCGTGCGCCGGCTCGTCGATGGGCGGCTGCTCCCATGAGCGGCACGGCGGGGGTGCCGACGCGTCGGCCCGGGAGCACCGAGCCGGAGCCCGCCGCGGGTCTCGTCGCGGTGGCCTGGCGCCTGGGATGGGCCTGGCGACGGCAGCTGGCCGCCCTGGCAGCGGCTGCCGCGGTCGTCGCCGCGACGATCGCCGGAGCGCTCGGCGTGGGCGACAGCCTGTCGCGCGGGCTGGAACGCCTGGCGCTGTCGCGCCTCGGGGGAATCGCCGCGGCGGTCGTCGGCGACGAACCTTTTTCTGCTGCCCTGGCCGATGCCTTCGATCCGGCACCGGTGCCGGCGTTGGTGGTGGCGGTGACCGTCGAGGCCACCGGCGACGACCGCCGCGCCGTCCCCGCCACGCTGCTGGCGGCCGACGGCCTCGACCGGCTC from Planctomycetota bacterium encodes the following:
- the rpsR gene encoding 30S ribosomal protein S18, whose amino-acid sequence is MYVDYKDLELIGKMVNRQAKILGRRKSGCTAASQHAVTSAIKRARFMALLPYVGE
- a CDS encoding acyl-CoA thioesterase, coding for MTASDSSAGASLPSVAFHVRRRVEFRDTDAAGIAHFSAFFTWMESAEHEVLRALGIPVVATGASGETLSWPRVSAACDYRSAVRFGDEMTIAVWVAALGRSSVTYAFRFLDGERVVADGRIVAVHCRMEGTGRPVPTELPAAVRARLEQHHPAVT
- a CDS encoding ABC transporter ATP-binding protein; this translates as MLEVAGLSKTYPTPSGGLEVLDDVSFAIADGGRLAVMGPSGSGKSTLLSILGTLEEPSAGSVRVDGADPFAGGPEERARFRNRTVGFVFQEHHLLAGCTALDNVLLPALATGRPTAAIVDRARALLDRVGLDRRHGHLPGQLSGGERQRVAVARALVLAPRVVLADEPTGQLDSRGAATVTDLLVELAGEVGGMLVVVTHADAVAERIGTVRRLVDGRLLP